DNA from Actinoplanes sp. SE50/110:
ACGGTCGGCGACACGGTCGCCGTGGTCGAGGCGAAGGCCGCACACCCGGTCAGCGCGCAGGCCGAGGCGAGCACGGCGGTGAGTCGCAGGGCACGACGGGGGGTCGGCTGCATGGATGTTCCTCCGGTTCCGGGATTCGCGAAGTCACCCGGTCGGTCGCCGGCGCCCCGGCTTGAGGAATCGACCCGTCCCGCACCCGCCCCGCCACCACCCCACCACCCCACCACCCCGGCCGACACCGCCGATCCGCAGCCGTCCCCGCCGGCGTCGTCCTGCCCGGGCGCGGCCGGGCTGCCGCTACTGGGCGGCCGCTACGGGACGGCCGGGGCGGGGCGGCCGGGGCGGGGCGGCCGGGGCGGGGCGGCCGGGGCGGGGCGGCCGGGGCGGGGCGGCCGGGGCGGGGCTCAGGTGAGGTGGGTGGCGGCGAACGTGAGGGCCTGAGTGTCGAAGTAGGTCCGGCCGCCGTCGTGACCGTCCCACTCGAAGACCTCGATCTCCTTCTCTCCGCGCAGCTCGTTGTAGGCGGCGAAGACGCCGGAGGGCGGGCAGACCTGGTCCATCAGGGCGGTGGAGAACAGGGCCGGGGCGGTCACCGTCCGGGCCAGGTTGACCACGTCGAAGTGGTCGAGGGTGGCGAAGGTCTGTTCCGCCCGGTCCGGGTTGGCCCGCAGGAACTGGACGATCTCCTGGAACGGGAAGCTGTCCGAGATGGTGACCGCGCGACGGATGTCGCAGAGGAACGGCACCCCGGCGACCACCGCGCCGACCCGGTCCGGGACCAGGCCGGCGGCCGCGATGGACAGCGCGCCACCCTGGCTCTTGCCGGTGGTGACCAGGCGGGACGCGTCGACGCCGGGGAGCTCGGCGGCGGTTTCGACGGCGCGGGCCGCGTCGGTGAACAGGCGGCGGTAGTACGCGGTCTCCGGCGAGCGGGCGCCGCGCGTCAGGTAGCCGGGCGCGGCCGGGCCGGCCCCGTCCCCGTCGACGTCCGGGGTGGCGCCGCCGCGCCAGTTGCCGCCCTGCCCCCGGGTGTCCATGATCAGGTGGGCGTAGCCGGCGGCGGACCAGAGGAGCCAGTCGACCGGGAGGCCGCGGCCACCGCCGTACCCGATGAATTCGACCGCGATCGGCAGCGGCTCCGCAGCGCCGGCCGGGACGTTGAGCCACGCCTTGATCGGCTGCCCGGCGTAGCCGGTGAAGGTGACGTCGTACGTGGTGACCGCGCGCAGCGGGGTGTCGACCTCGGTGATCTCGGCGGGGCGGGCGGCGCTGCGCGCCTCGTCGAGGGTGCGGGCCCAGAAGTCGTCGAAGCCGGGCGGTGGCGGGGTGGCCGAACGGTAGGTCCGCAACTCGGCCAGCGGGAGATCAAAATGCGCCATGATCGCCACGCTAGGGCGGAAGTCCGCGGAAACAAAGGGTCGGTCTTGGCGGAACCCGGCGTTCCGTGCACGATGGTCGCCATGCCCGCCGCGCAACAGACCTCCCGGCCGGCGCCGCACGTGCTGGAAGCGGTGCTGGAGCGGCTGACCTATGTGAACGAGGAGACCGGCTACACGGTGGCCCGGGTGGCCACCGCGAAGAGCGGATCGGACCTGCTCACCGTGGTGGGCGCACTGCTCGGCGCGCAGCCCGGGGAGAGTCTGCGGCTGTCCGGCTGGTGGAGTTCGCACCCGCAGTACGGGCGGCAGTTCGAGGTGGTCTCGTACACCACCGTGCTGCCGGCGACCATCCAGGGCATCCGCCGCTACTTGGGATCGGGGCTGGTCAAGGGGATCGGTCCGGTCTTCGCCGAGCGGATCGTGGAGCACTTCGGGCTGGACACGCTGGAGATCATCGAGACGTCACCGGACCGGCTGATCGAGGTGACCGGGCTGGGTCCGAAACGGACCGCGAAGATCACCGCGGCGTGGGCCGAGCAGAAGGCGATCAAGGAGGTGATGGTCTTCCTCCAGGGGGTGGGGGTGTCCACCTCGATCGCGGTGCGGATCTACAAGAAGTACGGCGACTCGTCGATCTCGGTGGTGCGCAACAGCCCGTACCGACTCGCCTCGGACGTCTGGGGTATCGGCTTCAAGACGGCGGACACGATCGCGCAGGCGGTCGGGATTCCGCACGACAGTCCGGAGCGGGTGAAGGCCGGCCTGCAGTACACGCTGTCCCAGGCGACCGACAACGGTCACTGTTTCCTGCCGGTCGACCAGCTGACCGACGAGGCGTCCAGGATTCTCGAAGTCCCGGCCGGACTCATCCCGCGATGTCTCGATGAGCTGGTCGAGGAGGAGGGCGTGGTCCGCGAGGACGACCACGTCTACCTGGTCCCGTTCCACCGTGCCGAGATCTCCCTCGCCGCCACCCTGGTCCGGCTGCTGCACGACAGGTCGGACAGGATGCCGCACTTCGGTGACGTCGACTGGGCCAAGGCACTCGACTGGCTGCACCGGCGCACCGGGAACACCCTCGCGCCCGAGCAGGAGGCCGCGGTCAAGCTGGCGCTCACCCACAAGGTCGCGGTCCTCACCGGCGGCCCGGGCTGCGGCAAGAGCTTCACCGTCCGCTCCATCGTCGAACTCGCCGCCGCCAAACGCGCCAGGATCCAGCTGGTCGCACCCACCGGCCGGGCCGCCAAACGGCTCGCCGAGCTGACCGGGCATCCCGCGGCCACCGTGCACCGGCTGCTCAAGCTGCAGCCCGGCGGCGACGCCAGCTTCGACCGGGACAATCCGCTCGACGCCGACCTGCTGGTCGTCGACGAGTCCTCGATGCTCGACCTGATCCTGGCGAACAAGCTGGTCAAGGCGATCCCGCCGGGCGCTCACCTGCTGCTGGTCGGGGACGTCGACCAGCTCCCGTCGGTGGGCGCCGGCGAGGTGCTGCGGGACCTGCTCGCGGCGGAGGTGATCCCCCGCGTACGGCTGACGCAGATCTTCCGGCAGGCCGCGGAGAGCGGCGTCGTCACGAACGCCCACCGGGTCAACCGCGGACGCCCGCCGCTGCTCGACGGGATGAGCGACTTCTTCCTGTTCCCGTGCGACGACACCGAGGAGACCGCGGGCCTCACGGTGGACGTCGCGTGCCAGCGGATCCCCCGCCGGTTCGGCCTCGACCCGCGCCGCGACGTGCAGATCCTCACCCCGATGCACCGCGGGCCGGCCGGTGCCGGCGCGCTCAACACGCTGCTGCAGCAGCAGCTCACCCCGGCCCGCGAGGACCTGCCGGAGCGGCGGGCCGGCGGGCGGGTCTTCCGGGTCGGCGACAAGGTCACCCAGATCCGCAACAACTACGACAAGGGGGTGGCGGGGGTCTTCAACGGCACGGTCGGCGTCATCACCGGGTTGTCGCCCGAGGAGCAGACCCTGACGGTACGGACGGACGAGGACGAACTGATCGAGTACGACTTCGACGAACTGGACGAGCTGGCCCACGCCTATGCGATCACCATCCACCGGTCGCAGGGTTCGGAGTATCCGGCGGTGGTGATCCCGCTGACCACCAGCGCGTGGATGATGCTGCAGCGCAACCTGCTCTACACCGCGATCACCCGGGCGAAGCGGCTGGTGGTGCTGGTCGGCTCGCGCAAGGCGCTGGCCGCGGCGGTGCGCACGGTCGGCGCCGGCCGCCGGCACACCGCGCTCGCCGAACGCCTCGGCTAGCGACCCGAGCGGCGACCCGAGCCTCCCCGGGGCGACCCGCACCTCGGGCGATTTGCGCTTCAGCCGGCGGCCGCGGCCGGCTCCGAGGGCGACCTGTATAGCAGGCTGTTCTGTCGATACCCGCTCCCGCATACCACCTGATCGTCATGCGCGTGGCGAAATGCCGGAATCCGGGCCGAATGGCGGCAGCCCGGGTACACCCGGACAACGAATTCCGGTAAACACGGTGAGTACGATTCCCGCCGGGCGCCGCGGCATGCGGAAATACTGTTTCCGGTAAGCGTTTCCCAACCAATCCAATGGGGGATTCACGATGTTTCGCAATCTGACCGCCGGCGCCGCCGTGCTCGCCTCTCTCGTGGTCGGCACACCGGCCCAGGCAGCACCGCAGCCGACACCGGGCGAAATGATGATCATCGACGTGGTGAACGCGAACGGCTCGGGCTGCCCGGACAAATCCGCGAAGATCACCGTCTCGCCGGACAACACCGCGTTCACCGTCACCTACTCGGATTACACCGCGCAGGTCGGCCCGCAAGCCTCCCCGCTCGATTTCCGGAAGAATTGCCAGCTGGCCCTCGACATCAAGGTGCCGTCCGGATTCACGTTCGCGATCGCCAGCGCGGATTACCGCGGATACGCGTCACTGGCCCGGGGGGCGTGGGCGCAGGAGGCGGCCAACTACTACTTCCAGGGCCATTCCCAGACCACCCGGATCGAGCACACCTTCCGGGGCCCGGTCGACGACGACTGGCAGCGCACCGACCAGGTCGGCATCGCGTCGCTGAGCTACCTGCCGTGCGGCGAGCGCCGCTACCTGAACATCAACACCGACCTGCGGGTCAACCGCGGCACCTCGGACGCGCACCGGTACACCAGCTTCATCTCGATGGACTCGACCGACGCCGCGATCAACACGGTGTACCGGGTGGCCTGGAAGAAGTGCTGACCGCGGGCGGGTCAGCGGGGGCGGGCGGTGGCCGCGCGGTCGGCGGCGGTGCGACCGAAGGTGAGCCAGAAGTCGGTGATCGCCAGGCTCAGCAGCGGGCGGTGGCCGGCCAGGTAGGCGAGCGGGCCGGCCGGGTCGGGGCGCCAGGCGGCCTGCGACGTACGCAGGCCTGATCGGCCGCGCACCGGGGTGCGCTTGACGTGCCCGCCCAGCGCCTGGGCGACGGTGAACCCCAGCGGGAAGCGGCCCGGAAGCCGGCTCTTCAACCGGATCAGGGCCGCGGCGATCGGGGCGCCATCCGGCGCCGTGGCCGTCGCGTCGATCAGGTCGTCGTCGGCGTCCAGGGTGAAGCCGGCCAGGTCCTTCGGGATGCCCCACAGGTTGCGGCCGCCGTCGCGGGAGGCGACGCTGTCCACCCAGATGTCGGTGATGCTGACCCGCGGCCGGCCGCGCTCGTGGGTCAGCACCGCGCTGAGCAACTCGCGGTAGTGCAGGACGCCGCCGGGTTGATAGTCGACCCAGGCCGCGCCGATCGCGGCCCGGCCGCCGAACGACAACGGACGTGCCGCCGCGCCCAGCACCCCGGGCAGCGGCGGCACGTCCCGCAGCGGTATCAGGAAGACC
Protein-coding regions in this window:
- a CDS encoding ATP-dependent RecD-like DNA helicase; translation: MPAAQQTSRPAPHVLEAVLERLTYVNEETGYTVARVATAKSGSDLLTVVGALLGAQPGESLRLSGWWSSHPQYGRQFEVVSYTTVLPATIQGIRRYLGSGLVKGIGPVFAERIVEHFGLDTLEIIETSPDRLIEVTGLGPKRTAKITAAWAEQKAIKEVMVFLQGVGVSTSIAVRIYKKYGDSSISVVRNSPYRLASDVWGIGFKTADTIAQAVGIPHDSPERVKAGLQYTLSQATDNGHCFLPVDQLTDEASRILEVPAGLIPRCLDELVEEEGVVREDDHVYLVPFHRAEISLAATLVRLLHDRSDRMPHFGDVDWAKALDWLHRRTGNTLAPEQEAAVKLALTHKVAVLTGGPGCGKSFTVRSIVELAAAKRARIQLVAPTGRAAKRLAELTGHPAATVHRLLKLQPGGDASFDRDNPLDADLLVVDESSMLDLILANKLVKAIPPGAHLLLVGDVDQLPSVGAGEVLRDLLAAEVIPRVRLTQIFRQAAESGVVTNAHRVNRGRPPLLDGMSDFFLFPCDDTEETAGLTVDVACQRIPRRFGLDPRRDVQILTPMHRGPAGAGALNTLLQQQLTPAREDLPERRAGGRVFRVGDKVTQIRNNYDKGVAGVFNGTVGVITGLSPEEQTLTVRTDEDELIEYDFDELDELAHAYAITIHRSQGSEYPAVVIPLTTSAWMMLQRNLLYTAITRAKRLVVLVGSRKALAAAVRTVGAGRRHTALAERLG
- a CDS encoding acetoacetate decarboxylase family protein, giving the protein MYPPEPWHLRGQMYLSVFLIPLRDVPPLPGVLGAAARPLSFGGRAAIGAAWVDYQPGGVLHYRELLSAVLTHERGRPRVSITDIWVDSVASRDGGRNLWGIPKDLAGFTLDADDDLIDATATAPDGAPIAAALIRLKSRLPGRFPLGFTVAQALGGHVKRTPVRGRSGLRTSQAAWRPDPAGPLAYLAGHRPLLSLAITDFWLTFGRTAADRAATARPR
- a CDS encoding DUF4360 domain-containing protein; protein product: MFRNLTAGAAVLASLVVGTPAQAAPQPTPGEMMIIDVVNANGSGCPDKSAKITVSPDNTAFTVTYSDYTAQVGPQASPLDFRKNCQLALDIKVPSGFTFAIASADYRGYASLARGAWAQEAANYYFQGHSQTTRIEHTFRGPVDDDWQRTDQVGIASLSYLPCGERRYLNINTDLRVNRGTSDAHRYTSFISMDSTDAAINTVYRVAWKKC
- a CDS encoding acetylxylan esterase, whose protein sequence is MAHFDLPLAELRTYRSATPPPPGFDDFWARTLDEARSAARPAEITEVDTPLRAVTTYDVTFTGYAGQPIKAWLNVPAGAAEPLPIAVEFIGYGGGRGLPVDWLLWSAAGYAHLIMDTRGQGGNWRGGATPDVDGDGAGPAAPGYLTRGARSPETAYYRRLFTDAARAVETAAELPGVDASRLVTTGKSQGGALSIAAAGLVPDRVGAVVAGVPFLCDIRRAVTISDSFPFQEIVQFLRANPDRAEQTFATLDHFDVVNLARTVTAPALFSTALMDQVCPPSGVFAAYNELRGEKEIEVFEWDGHDGGRTYFDTQALTFAATHLT